In one Culex quinquefasciatus strain JHB chromosome 2, VPISU_Cqui_1.0_pri_paternal, whole genome shotgun sequence genomic region, the following are encoded:
- the LOC6048203 gene encoding SET and MYND domain-containing protein DDB_G0273589: MTLPNFPFKAIQDRWDLEMPRHRRNADISVYREFMARYDPLLSTTEVGKDNAKAVYHRKVGNFAYLEKRFDDALWSYNRSICFAENLSEHLGIGYANRSAIYYELGEYEVALYNIDLARKSNYPERLLPKLLAREANCKERLAGGHSKGTVPLPVVDINVDVNPKIPFMAKGIHMKEFGDMGRGLVAERDFKTGDVILDEKSDLCSLSFVRSFVECAHCGSAFLNSLIPCSLCFAVMYCGEKCREEDLRITHRFECSVVTKLLNVASDNMMMMPRLFFYGLTAFNDNIDQMMKYCLPNAAVGSNPLELDFTHPNPLDVFKVLHQAKPNRNNSNLEHNLKLSATAFYLVFMKNPLVQSIFRTEAQRNFMLRCLLIHGRATSSLLLGRENGDAGFLAALPPVASLINHSCDPNVISVVNSGRIKIIVLRPIQKGDQILTSYAPAWWDEHDGSTLDFDCKCVVCDRGPEGAKWRNAREKKRILSSEATREWIGGGETQDLIKFQRLVQILARDGHHPGKLFGETVKIYYDKLFDEVCAENAKRNRAKVQQIGGN, translated from the exons ATGACGCTCCCAAACTTCCCGTTCAAGGCTATCCAAGATCGGTGGGATTTGGAGATGCCGCGCCACCGGCGGAACGCGGACATTTCGGTGTACCGGGAGTTTATGGCGCGCTATGACCCGCTGCTTAGTACAACAGAGGTTGGCAAGGATAACGCCAAGGCCGTTTACCATCGCAAAGTTGGCAATTTTGCCTACTTGGAAAAACGGTTCGACGACGCGCTGTGGTCGTACAACCGGAGCATTTGCTTCGCGGAGAACCTTTCGGAACACCTGGGAATCGGCTACGCCAATCG ATCCGCCATCTACTACGAATTGGGAGAGTACGAGGTTGCGTTGTACAACATCGATCTGGCCAGAAAGAGCAACTATCCGGAAAGGCTGCTGCCAAAGCTGTTGGCACGAGAGGCCAACTGCAAGGAACGCCTCGCCGGTGGACACTCGAAAGGCACTGTCCCACTCCCGGTCGTGGACATCAACGTTGATGTTAATCCCAAGATACCCTTCATGGCCAAGGGCATCCACATGAAGGAGTTCGGAGATATGGGTCGTGGTCTGGTGGCCGAGCGCGACTTCAAAACCGGAGACGTTATTCTGGATGAGAAGAGCGATCTCTGTTCACTGTCGTTTGTACGGAGCTTCGTTGAGTGTGCCCATTGTGGATCCGCTTTTCTAAACAGTTTGATTCCGTGCTCGCTTTGCTTCGCGGTCATGTACTGTGGCGAGAAGTGTCGCGAGGAAGATTTACGGATTACGCACCGGTTCGAATGCAGCGTGGTCACAAAGCTGCTGAATGTGGCCAGTGATAATATGATGATGATGCCAAGGCTGTTCTTTTACGGGCTTACGGCATTCAACGACAACATCGACCAAATGATGAAGTACTGCCTACCGAATGCTGCCGTCGGTTCCAACCCCCTCGAGCTGGACTTCACCCATCCAAATCCGTTGGATGTGTTCAAGGTGTTGCATCAGGCCAAACCAAATCGCAACAACTCCAATCTTGAACACAACTTGAAGCTGAGCGCGACGGCTTTCTACTTGGTCTTCATGAAGAACCCGCTGGTTCAATCGATCTTCCGTACCGAAGCTCAGCGCAATTTCATGCTTCGCTGCCTCTTGATTCACGGTCGCGCGACCTCATCGCTGCTTCTTGGTAGAGAAAACGGAGATGCTGGATTTTTGGCAGCACTGCCCCCCGTCGCGTCTCTCATCAACCACTCGTGTGACCCCAACGTGATCTCCGTGGTCAATTCCGGAAGAATCAAAATCATCGTGCTACGTCCCATCCAAAAGGGTGACCAGATTCTCACCAGCTATGCTCCCGCCTGGTGGGATGAACACGATGGCAGCACGTTGGATTTCGACTGCAAGTGCGTGGTGTGCGATCGTGGACCGGAAGGGGCCAAGTGGCGCAACGCGCGTGAGAAAAAACGTATATTGTCATCCGAAGCAACGCGCGAATGGATCGGTGGAGGCGAAACgcaagatttgatcaaatttcaaCGCTTGGTTCAGATACTCGCACGTGACGGCCATCACCCGGGAAAGCTGTTCGGAGAGACGGTGAAGATTTACTACGACAAGCTGTTCGATGAGGTTTGTGCGGAGAACGCAAAGCGCAACCGGGCCAAGGTGCAGCAGATTGGTGGAAACTGA